One part of the Paenibacillus silvisoli genome encodes these proteins:
- the alr gene encoding alanine racemase encodes MKVEQVVANAYYRPTRAEISLDALAHNLQSFREVMPDGMKLMASVKANAYGHGAVEVAREAERCGVDFLGVAFLDEALQLRNAGIKTPILVLGYVPPEGLAAAREANIAIALFSEEILEAAAALPKVEGRKLTVHMKVDTGMGRLGKLAGDDALAFISRALQEPNIEVEGLFTHYARADEADKGYTELQYKRFSTLVGQVKEAGLHIPIIHAANSAAGIDTPMMGGGMLRLGISMYGLYPSAECNRERVTLEPVMTIKSAVVMVKEAPEGWGISYGTRYFTQGKEAIGTVPVGYADGFSRMLTGKAEMLLRGRRVPVLGTICMDQCMIALDSVQEGQEPVRAGEEVVLIGNQGEEVISAEEFADKLGTIPYEVICMLAARVPRVYMRGQQTVAVTNPLL; translated from the coding sequence ATGAAGGTGGAGCAAGTGGTTGCGAATGCTTATTATCGCCCGACGCGGGCAGAGATATCCTTGGATGCGCTAGCGCACAATTTGCAGTCTTTTCGCGAGGTCATGCCGGATGGCATGAAGCTCATGGCCTCGGTCAAAGCGAACGCGTACGGCCATGGCGCCGTCGAAGTGGCGCGGGAAGCCGAACGCTGCGGCGTTGATTTTCTCGGCGTTGCTTTTCTGGACGAAGCGCTTCAGCTGCGGAATGCAGGCATCAAGACGCCTATTCTCGTACTCGGCTACGTGCCGCCGGAAGGATTGGCAGCCGCTCGCGAGGCGAATATCGCCATTGCGCTGTTCAGCGAAGAGATCTTGGAAGCGGCAGCGGCATTGCCGAAGGTTGAAGGCAGGAAGCTGACCGTTCATATGAAAGTCGATACCGGCATGGGCCGATTAGGCAAGCTGGCGGGCGATGACGCGCTGGCCTTCATTTCGCGCGCCTTGCAAGAGCCGAATATAGAAGTTGAAGGGCTGTTCACGCATTATGCGCGGGCGGACGAAGCCGATAAAGGCTACACCGAGCTGCAGTATAAGCGCTTCTCCACGTTGGTCGGCCAAGTGAAGGAAGCCGGTCTGCACATTCCGATCATTCATGCGGCCAATAGCGCCGCAGGCATTGACACGCCAATGATGGGCGGGGGCATGCTGCGCCTCGGGATCAGCATGTATGGCCTATATCCTTCGGCCGAGTGCAACCGGGAACGCGTCACGCTCGAGCCTGTCATGACGATCAAGTCTGCGGTCGTCATGGTCAAGGAAGCGCCGGAGGGCTGGGGCATCAGCTACGGCACGCGTTATTTCACGCAAGGCAAGGAAGCGATCGGAACGGTGCCGGTCGGCTATGCGGACGGCTTCAGCCGGATGCTGACGGGCAAGGCGGAAATGCTGCTTCGCGGACGCCGCGTGCCGGTGCTAGGCACGATCTGTATGGATCAGTGCATGATCGCGCTGGACAGCGTTCAAGAAGGGCAGGAACCGGTTCGCGCAGGCGAGGAAGTCGTGCTGATCGGCAATCAGGGCGAAGAAGTTATCTCCGCCGAAGAGTTTGCCGACAAGCTGGGCACGATCCCTTACGAGGTGATCTGCATGCTTGCGGCGCGCGTACCGCGCGTATACATGCGAGGGCAGCAAACCGTTGCCGTGACCAATCCGCTTCTGTAA
- a CDS encoding FecCD family ABC transporter permease translates to MATVVTGQKAREIRVSRGFKRGSVLVVSLGLLLLAGLYGLMSGSIPIPAREVWSSLFHASDSEARQIVWNLRLPRVLTGMLAGICLAIAGSFLQGVFRNPLADPGIIGVSSGGGLAAVVIMILFPEKIAYLPIAAFLGALGAAAVVYALSWKNGASPVRLILAGVAVNSLLGAAMTALMILNSEKVQSVLPWMSGSLNGRSWPHFDTLLPYTIVGIIASIFMIKTANLLVLGDDAAKLLGSRVEIGRLLIVLLSTFMAGAAISIVGMVGFVGLVVPHIVRLLVGNDYRIFLPISAIGGGMLVIAADTAARSWFDPLEFPVGILLALLGAPFFLYLLRKGVKR, encoded by the coding sequence ATGGCTACCGTAGTTACCGGACAGAAGGCGCGAGAAATTCGGGTGTCCAGAGGATTCAAGAGAGGCAGCGTGCTCGTTGTCAGTCTAGGGCTCCTGCTGCTTGCCGGACTGTATGGGTTAATGTCCGGCTCGATTCCGATTCCGGCGCGCGAGGTGTGGAGCTCCCTGTTCCACGCCTCCGACTCGGAAGCGAGGCAGATCGTTTGGAATTTGCGGCTACCGCGCGTGCTGACGGGCATGCTCGCGGGCATTTGCCTCGCTATCGCAGGCTCGTTCCTGCAGGGGGTATTCCGCAATCCGCTCGCCGATCCCGGCATTATCGGGGTATCTTCTGGCGGCGGACTCGCGGCGGTCGTCATTATGATTTTGTTCCCTGAGAAAATTGCTTATTTGCCAATTGCCGCATTTTTAGGCGCTCTTGGCGCCGCGGCGGTCGTCTATGCGCTTTCTTGGAAGAACGGCGCATCGCCGGTTCGTCTGATATTGGCCGGGGTGGCGGTGAACTCGCTGCTCGGCGCGGCCATGACGGCGCTGATGATCTTGAACAGCGAGAAGGTGCAGTCCGTGCTGCCATGGATGTCCGGCAGCTTGAATGGGCGCAGCTGGCCGCATTTCGACACGCTGCTGCCTTATACGATCGTCGGTATCATCGCTTCGATTTTCATGATCAAGACCGCCAATCTGCTCGTGCTGGGCGACGATGCGGCGAAGCTGCTCGGCAGCCGAGTCGAGATCGGCAGACTGCTGATCGTTCTGCTCTCTACGTTTATGGCCGGCGCCGCGATCAGCATCGTCGGGATGGTCGGCTTCGTCGGTCTTGTCGTTCCGCATATCGTGCGGCTGCTCGTGGGCAACGATTATCGGATCTTCCTGCCGATTTCCGCCATCGGCGGCGGCATGCTGGTCATCGCCGCGGATACGGCCGCTCGCAGCTGGTTCGACCCGCTCGAGTTCCCGGTCGGCATTCTGCTGGCTCTGCTCGGCGCGCCTTTCTTCCTTTATTTGCTCCGGAAAGGGGTTAAACGATGA
- a CDS encoding ABC transporter substrate-binding protein, producing MFSKVLSRSFLAAAVLLAPLAAGAGQTAQAAGTPIKVTLDGKSVSLDAAPKVINGRTLVPYSSLVKALGGKATWNASNKTVSAVQGDVTVKLTVGSTSAYINGAVKSLDSAPLIDGGKTYVPLRLISEAFGKWVTYNKSLSSVAINSTMTVTTSAGAFTLKKKPSRIVTLSSSDTEIIYSLGGTVVGRSTAIGNVFPPAAASVPEVGSSHGINFEKLATLKPDLVIASPSLKTQQATIEKLGAQVMFNSHNSYSEIQASIRLYGKVLGQESKAAQIIADMNKQVADLKKPAAKPKTLIVYGAPGSFVVALPTSYPGNFLELAGGKNVASSFKGMDGMPQYAELSLERVVAANPDLILFITHGDAAEVKSSFKKQFETNPAWKSLSAVKNDKFEVLSSDLFAANPGIRAPQAIEEINKLLLTVE from the coding sequence GTGTTTTCGAAGGTATTATCGCGTTCATTCTTGGCTGCAGCGGTGCTGCTTGCTCCGCTGGCGGCTGGCGCAGGCCAAACCGCGCAAGCAGCGGGTACACCAATTAAAGTTACGCTTGATGGGAAGTCGGTGTCGCTCGACGCTGCGCCGAAGGTGATTAACGGCAGAACGCTCGTGCCATACAGCAGCCTGGTGAAAGCATTAGGCGGCAAAGCGACTTGGAACGCCAGCAACAAAACGGTATCGGCCGTTCAAGGCGACGTTACCGTTAAGCTTACAGTCGGTTCTACATCCGCATACATAAACGGCGCGGTTAAATCGCTCGACAGCGCTCCTCTTATCGATGGAGGAAAAACGTACGTGCCGCTCCGTCTCATCTCCGAAGCTTTCGGCAAATGGGTTACCTACAATAAGAGCTTGAGTTCCGTTGCGATCAACAGCACGATGACGGTAACGACCAGCGCGGGTGCCTTCACGCTGAAGAAGAAGCCGAGCCGCATCGTAACGCTCTCTTCGTCCGATACGGAAATCATTTATTCGCTGGGCGGCACGGTCGTTGGCCGTTCGACTGCCATCGGCAACGTATTCCCGCCGGCCGCGGCATCCGTGCCTGAAGTGGGCAGCTCGCACGGCATCAACTTCGAGAAGCTGGCCACGCTGAAGCCGGACCTGGTCATCGCCAGCCCTTCGCTGAAGACGCAGCAAGCGACGATCGAGAAGCTGGGCGCTCAAGTAATGTTCAACTCGCACAACTCGTATTCGGAAATTCAAGCGTCGATTCGTCTGTACGGCAAAGTTCTCGGCCAAGAATCGAAGGCTGCGCAAATTATCGCCGATATGAACAAACAAGTGGCTGACTTGAAGAAGCCTGCCGCGAAGCCGAAGACGCTGATCGTGTACGGCGCGCCCGGCAGCTTCGTCGTTGCGCTGCCTACCAGCTACCCCGGCAACTTCCTTGAGCTTGCAGGAGGCAAGAACGTCGCTTCTTCGTTCAAAGGCATGGACGGCATGCCGCAATATGCGGAGCTGAGCCTGGAGCGCGTCGTTGCCGCTAACCCTGATCTCATTCTCTTCATCACGCATGGCGACGCAGCCGAAGTGAAATCCAGCTTCAAGAAGCAATTTGAAACGAACCCGGCTTGGAAGAGCCTGTCCGCCGTGAAAAATGACAAGTTCGAGGTGCTGTCGTCCGATCTGTTCGCCGCTAACCCAGGTATCCGCGCGCCTCAAGCCATCGAAGAAATCAACAAATTGCTGTTGACGGTGGAATAA
- a CDS encoding ABC transporter ATP-binding protein has protein sequence MIPSLAAEQLKYGYDRSVTIVSGFNLKVAPGEWLGIVGPNGSGKSTVLRMLARLAAPQSGKIEMEGKDIADMDNKTIARTMTMLTQTQEGGLDITVRDLVRRGRNPHLKWYEECRGQHEDVVDWALSVTSMTELQHRSLLELSGGERQRAWLSMCMAQTPRILLLDEPTTYLDIAHQLELMELIRDLNRDQGITVVMVLHDLNQAARFCDRIVAMKNGAVVKQGTPGEVFKVDFFREVFGIEAKVHYDEGVPVYLPSGIVNKQPQEAWA, from the coding sequence ATGATTCCTTCACTGGCTGCCGAACAATTGAAGTACGGGTATGACCGCTCCGTTACGATCGTGAGCGGCTTCAACCTGAAGGTTGCCCCAGGCGAATGGCTGGGCATTGTCGGGCCGAACGGCTCGGGCAAGTCGACCGTGCTGCGCATGCTGGCACGGCTGGCCGCGCCGCAATCCGGCAAAATCGAGATGGAAGGCAAAGACATCGCGGACATGGACAACAAAACGATTGCCCGCACGATGACGATGCTGACGCAAACGCAGGAAGGCGGCTTGGATATTACGGTCCGCGACCTTGTGCGCAGAGGGCGCAATCCGCATCTGAAATGGTACGAGGAATGCAGAGGCCAGCACGAGGATGTCGTCGACTGGGCGTTGTCCGTAACCAGCATGACGGAGCTGCAGCATCGTTCGCTGCTCGAGCTGTCGGGCGGGGAACGGCAGCGCGCCTGGCTGTCGATGTGCATGGCGCAAACGCCGCGGATTTTGCTGCTGGACGAACCGACGACCTATCTCGATATCGCCCACCAGCTCGAGCTGATGGAGCTGATCCGCGATTTGAACCGGGATCAGGGCATCACGGTCGTCATGGTTCTGCACGATCTGAACCAAGCGGCGCGCTTCTGCGATCGGATCGTTGCGATGAAGAACGGCGCGGTCGTCAAGCAAGGAACGCCCGGCGAAGTATTTAAAGTAGACTTCTTCCGCGAGGTGTTCGGCATCGAAGCGAAGGTGCACTACGATGAAGGCGTGCCGGTTTACTTGCCGAGCGGTATCGTGAACAAACAGCCTCAAGAAGCATGGGCTTAA
- a CDS encoding DUF421 domain-containing protein: MPLDWIWKAILIVAFGSVLLRLAGRTSVNKLTITDVLLMLVIGPLLIRPVENKNIWTTFGTAIVLVLTVTLFRSLLMRSERMRSLWNGKPFPVIVNGKPESDAMASLKLSDETLDAQLRAAGIYERTQVEYAAFEGSGKLTVKLKPQFAPATKQDVEQLKHTIMEEMKKQRPYSST, encoded by the coding sequence ATGCCCCTCGATTGGATTTGGAAAGCAATACTCATCGTTGCGTTCGGCTCGGTCCTCCTGAGGCTGGCCGGCCGTACATCAGTCAACAAACTGACAATAACCGATGTTTTGCTAATGCTCGTTATCGGACCGCTGCTTATTCGCCCCGTGGAAAATAAAAATATATGGACTACCTTCGGGACCGCGATCGTGCTCGTGCTCACCGTTACTCTATTTAGGAGCTTATTGATGCGATCGGAACGAATGCGGTCGCTCTGGAACGGCAAGCCGTTTCCCGTCATCGTGAACGGAAAGCCCGAATCGGATGCCATGGCATCTCTGAAGCTGTCGGACGAAACGCTGGATGCGCAGCTTCGGGCTGCGGGGATCTACGAACGAACCCAAGTGGAGTACGCTGCATTCGAAGGAAGCGGTAAATTAACCGTTAAGCTCAAACCGCAATTCGCACCGGCGACTAAACAAGATGTCGAGCAGTTGAAGCATACGATAATGGAGGAAATGAAAAAACAACGCCCCTATTCATCTACTTGA
- a CDS encoding DUF6143 family protein, with amino-acid sequence MTGAAYFLGQTGLLTFGDDKQAWGGLFNPSDSGVRFVCDQFTVTNYAPEPFILECWLNNRTLGQGSVSRHVASVNQKLSPPPIPKVELRDADRLRELPKDGLFSFVQLAEAKATTAVDIQTMIIVPPGCSMIAFLRSLEPGTLRARIAFGWREEARLTVHTGRGVKNTP; translated from the coding sequence ATGACCGGGGCGGCCTATTTTCTCGGTCAAACTGGACTGCTGACGTTCGGCGACGACAAACAAGCTTGGGGAGGATTGTTCAACCCGAGCGATTCCGGGGTCCGCTTCGTCTGCGATCAGTTTACGGTGACGAATTACGCTCCCGAGCCCTTTATTCTGGAATGCTGGTTGAATAACCGCACGCTTGGACAAGGAAGCGTCTCCCGGCATGTGGCTTCCGTTAATCAGAAGCTCTCGCCCCCGCCCATACCGAAAGTAGAGCTGCGGGACGCGGACCGGCTCCGAGAGCTGCCGAAGGATGGACTGTTTTCGTTTGTTCAGCTGGCGGAAGCGAAGGCAACGACCGCGGTGGATATACAAACGATGATCATCGTGCCGCCCGGCTGCTCGATGATCGCGTTTTTGCGCTCGCTGGAGCCGGGGACGCTGCGGGCGCGCATCGCTTTCGGCTGGCGGGAGGAGGCGAGGTTGACGGTTCATACGGGAAGGGGAGTAAAAAACACCCCCTAG
- a CDS encoding DUF6143 family protein, whose amino-acid sequence MLSLIKKKRRPAEADQSASQDSYFIGQTEALRMEGQRQNTWGGLFNPADSGVAAVVDMFAISNFSSQSIHAELWVNPTLVGKGSRSSLVHPSNLALEPAAQPEVKLHYASQSTDNPIGGVNVINRIISPNSTYSSDPGKGVFVIAPGGSIAIVLRSPGPFHYETRIVFRWREEEHAAGGPQ is encoded by the coding sequence ATGCTTAGCTTGATCAAAAAGAAGCGTCGTCCGGCGGAAGCGGACCAAAGCGCATCCCAGGACAGCTATTTTATCGGCCAGACAGAGGCGCTTCGGATGGAGGGGCAGCGGCAAAATACGTGGGGCGGCTTGTTCAATCCTGCCGATTCCGGCGTCGCGGCGGTTGTAGACATGTTTGCGATATCCAATTTTTCGAGCCAATCCATTCATGCGGAGCTGTGGGTGAATCCAACGCTTGTCGGGAAAGGGAGCCGTTCCTCGCTCGTTCATCCTTCCAATCTCGCTTTAGAGCCTGCTGCACAGCCTGAAGTTAAGCTTCACTACGCCAGCCAGTCGACCGACAATCCGATCGGGGGCGTCAATGTCATTAACCGGATCATTTCCCCGAATTCCACCTATTCAAGCGATCCCGGCAAGGGCGTATTCGTAATTGCGCCCGGCGGCTCGATCGCAATTGTGCTGCGATCTCCGGGGCCGTTTCACTATGAGACCCGAATCGTGTTCAGATGGCGCGAGGAAGAGCATGCTGCCGGAGGTCCGCAATGA
- a CDS encoding phytanoyl-CoA dioxygenase family protein, protein MNMNAAQPARENILAHYKENGFAVIPNALTQEELDYLNGIVETSLREAPEQWHQPIEGAVGTVSLLAQYPLEMDRFIRHPVIFPLIQEVLRGEARFAQFDFRDVTADRASSSQMHFHRDISYYGTIGGKIYDPDNPYISTYACVIYYLSDVHECCPAFCLVPNSHTFSSLDEAKEKLGDEYREIPIRGKAGTAVLYNITTYHTRKGGMADCKHGRRTMHNYHSRASSSPLTNWVTVPEALALSDDHDTRMFYSQWTPNQIKYARDHYTKPVPAYYPVHMIK, encoded by the coding sequence ATGAATATGAACGCCGCACAACCTGCGAGAGAGAATATTTTGGCGCACTATAAAGAGAATGGCTTCGCCGTCATTCCGAATGCGTTGACGCAAGAGGAGCTCGATTACTTGAACGGCATCGTAGAGACCTCGCTCCGAGAAGCGCCGGAGCAATGGCATCAGCCGATCGAAGGCGCTGTCGGCACGGTCAGCTTGCTCGCGCAGTACCCGCTGGAGATGGACCGGTTCATCCGCCACCCTGTCATTTTCCCGCTCATCCAAGAGGTGCTGCGCGGGGAGGCGCGGTTCGCCCAGTTCGATTTTCGCGACGTGACCGCAGACCGGGCGAGCAGCAGTCAGATGCATTTTCACCGCGACATCAGCTATTACGGCACGATAGGCGGGAAAATCTACGATCCCGACAACCCTTATATCAGCACGTACGCCTGCGTCATCTATTATTTGTCCGACGTGCACGAATGCTGCCCGGCTTTCTGCCTGGTTCCGAACAGCCATACCTTTAGCTCGCTCGATGAAGCGAAGGAGAAGCTCGGAGACGAGTATCGCGAAATCCCGATCCGGGGAAAAGCCGGTACGGCCGTGCTGTACAATATTACGACCTACCATACGCGAAAAGGGGGTATGGCCGACTGCAAGCATGGCCGGCGGACGATGCATAACTACCATTCCCGCGCGTCCAGCAGCCCGCTGACCAACTGGGTGACGGTGCCCGAAGCGCTCGCGCTCAGCGACGATCATGACACCCGTATGTTCTATTCGCAATGGACGCCGAACCAAATCAAATACGCGCGCGATCATTATACGAAGCCGGTGCCTGCCTATTATCCGGTACATATGATCAAGTAG
- a CDS encoding antibiotic biosynthesis monooxygenase, producing MIVVENRIEVRAGYAEAVLERFKTPKSVHTFPGFVRMDVLHAKTSEETEEIRVCTTWEKEEDFQAWANSDSFQHAHKRREAAQGAGGHGGQGHGAGHGQGHGHGGQQAAESASPIVGNKVTIYQVVVSHLPEQAPVESGTN from the coding sequence ATGATCGTAGTGGAAAATCGTATCGAAGTCCGCGCCGGATACGCGGAAGCCGTTCTTGAGCGGTTCAAGACCCCGAAGAGCGTACATACTTTCCCGGGCTTCGTGCGGATGGATGTGCTGCACGCGAAGACATCCGAGGAGACGGAAGAAATCCGCGTTTGCACGACATGGGAGAAGGAAGAGGATTTCCAAGCTTGGGCGAACAGCGATTCGTTCCAGCACGCGCATAAACGCCGCGAAGCGGCACAAGGCGCAGGCGGACATGGCGGTCAAGGTCATGGCGCAGGCCACGGTCAAGGTCATGGACACGGCGGGCAGCAAGCGGCCGAATCGGCCAGCCCGATCGTCGGCAACAAAGTAACGATCTATCAAGTCGTTGTCTCGCATTTGCCGGAGCAAGCGCCTGTGGAGTCGGGCACGAACTAA
- a CDS encoding esterase-like activity of phytase family protein — MKAGSKKWIAAVGAACLVLGSTGIVQAADMALKAIAVKVKLLAGDSEVKLEKDAVTIGGDLYVPVRAMGEALGQEVAWDQKSKTVKLKAYPYVTGKYTWTNPPSLGKGLNEGGFSGLLHMPGDPDNVFYTLADRGPNGLITIGESVNRTFPVLDYIPRFYKIKLNGSQIQILETTKLTLPEGKTGVVSKSRFTTGLSNVGSDEKSYDYSGKELQPLDPDGLDLEGIAYSPSDDTFWMADEYRPSLIQLKRDGTIISRYVPVGDKAMLADAQIPVVEAIPAIYSKRIVNRGFEGVTISPDGKFLYASIQSPMAVPDKKTGEASRNLRILKMDLATKQLVGEYVYVAEDAKAFVNVSQKDVVISDLQALSDNVLLVDERDKNEGAAAQIKRVYRIDLSKATNVLNKSDISANVEGVSDWKAKGVTTAPKELIVDLTALDYPFEKFEGLTVVNKNTIAIANDNDFAVGEYDANGVLQTTGKQTQVWVIKVKNLW; from the coding sequence ATGAAAGCCGGGTCAAAAAAATGGATCGCAGCGGTCGGGGCAGCATGTCTGGTGCTGGGAAGCACGGGGATCGTACAAGCCGCCGACATGGCACTGAAAGCTATCGCGGTGAAAGTGAAGCTTCTTGCCGGCGATTCTGAAGTGAAGCTGGAGAAGGACGCCGTTACGATCGGCGGCGACCTGTATGTACCTGTTCGGGCCATGGGCGAAGCGCTTGGTCAGGAAGTCGCTTGGGATCAGAAAAGCAAAACGGTTAAGCTGAAGGCATACCCTTACGTAACGGGCAAGTACACGTGGACAAACCCGCCTAGCTTGGGTAAAGGGCTAAACGAAGGCGGCTTCTCCGGACTTCTTCACATGCCGGGCGACCCGGACAACGTCTTCTACACGCTTGCGGACCGCGGTCCGAACGGACTCATCACGATCGGCGAATCCGTCAACCGTACGTTCCCGGTGCTGGACTACATCCCGCGCTTCTATAAAATCAAGCTGAACGGCAGCCAGATTCAAATTTTGGAGACGACCAAGCTGACGCTGCCGGAAGGCAAAACAGGCGTTGTATCCAAATCCCGCTTCACGACCGGTCTCAGCAACGTCGGCTCGGACGAGAAATCCTACGATTATTCGGGCAAAGAGCTGCAGCCGCTCGATCCGGACGGACTCGATCTCGAAGGGATCGCGTACAGCCCATCGGACGATACATTCTGGATGGCCGACGAATACCGTCCTTCGCTTATTCAGCTGAAGCGCGATGGAACCATTATTAGCCGTTACGTTCCGGTCGGCGACAAAGCGATGCTGGCGGACGCGCAAATTCCTGTTGTGGAAGCTATTCCGGCAATCTATTCGAAGCGAATCGTGAACCGCGGCTTCGAAGGCGTGACGATCAGCCCGGACGGCAAATTCCTGTATGCTTCGATCCAAAGCCCGATGGCCGTTCCGGACAAGAAAACCGGCGAAGCATCCCGCAATCTTCGTATTCTGAAAATGGATCTGGCGACCAAGCAGCTTGTCGGCGAATATGTGTATGTGGCGGAGGATGCGAAAGCATTCGTCAATGTTTCGCAGAAGGACGTCGTCATCTCCGATCTTCAAGCGCTGTCGGATAACGTCCTGCTCGTGGACGAGCGCGATAAGAACGAAGGGGCTGCGGCGCAAATTAAGCGCGTCTATCGCATCGACCTCTCCAAGGCGACGAACGTATTGAACAAGTCCGACATCAGCGCTAACGTTGAAGGCGTGTCCGATTGGAAAGCGAAAGGCGTGACGACCGCTCCGAAGGAGTTGATCGTCGATTTGACCGCGCTCGATTATCCGTTCGAGAAATTCGAGGGCTTGACGGTCGTTAACAAGAACACGATCGCCATTGCCAATGACAACGACTTCGCCGTAGGCGAGTACGATGCGAACGGCGTTCTCCAAACAACCGGCAAACAAACGCAGGTTTGGGTCATTAAAGTGAAAAATCTGTGGTAA
- a CDS encoding DUF4367 domain-containing protein — protein sequence MRRRFSLLAAILLCLTAVLAACGTKDAESVVKDLDKTLSNLDSYHGVGKMTLYTGQQPLEYQVDVSYQKPQYYRIALTNAKKDITQIVLRNDEGVFVLTPRLNKVFRFQSDWPANQGQVYLYQTLVQSILLDNSRQFAVDNDAYVFDVMANYQNGSLARQKIWLNKSDYAPSKVEVSDANAAVMVSVQFDKFEFGSKLEKSVFDTQTNMGTPAGDKPTTALPDDESGNTATNANEDQATNANEDQATNTTDDQATNTTDDQATNTNTENQSENPDETTTSPDNSATNGNATNEEGSSDQDAEGALGPVNNVFTAMEPSYLPDGVSEKDQQEIVFGGNAGIMIRYAGAFDYTLIQTQPKDVAVSAMKGDLIDMGFTYGSISGDEQKTLTWTYDGTEFRITSGNLPENEMLKVAQSVQGEMSK from the coding sequence ATGCGTCGTCGATTCAGTTTACTCGCAGCGATCTTGCTTTGCCTTACGGCGGTGCTCGCAGCCTGCGGGACGAAAGACGCGGAATCGGTTGTCAAGGATTTGGACAAAACGCTCAGCAACTTGGACAGCTATCATGGCGTAGGCAAGATGACGCTGTACACGGGCCAGCAGCCGCTGGAGTATCAGGTGGATGTGTCGTACCAGAAACCGCAGTATTACCGCATCGCTTTGACGAATGCCAAGAAAGACATTACGCAAATCGTGCTTCGCAACGATGAAGGCGTGTTCGTCCTGACGCCGCGCCTCAATAAAGTGTTCCGCTTCCAAAGCGACTGGCCGGCCAACCAAGGCCAAGTGTATCTGTACCAAACGCTCGTGCAAAGCATTCTGCTCGATAACTCGCGCCAATTCGCGGTAGACAATGACGCCTACGTCTTCGACGTCATGGCGAACTACCAGAACGGATCGCTGGCGAGACAAAAAATTTGGCTTAATAAATCCGACTATGCGCCGAGCAAAGTTGAAGTAAGCGATGCCAATGCGGCTGTCATGGTGTCCGTCCAATTCGACAAGTTCGAATTCGGCTCCAAGCTGGAGAAGAGCGTATTCGATACGCAAACGAACATGGGCACGCCGGCAGGCGACAAGCCTACGACGGCTTTGCCGGATGACGAGTCCGGAAACACAGCGACGAACGCAAACGAAGATCAAGCAACGAACGCGAATGAAGATCAAGCGACGAACACGACCGATGATCAAGCGACGAACACGACCGATGATCAAGCGACGAACACGAATACGGAGAACCAATCGGAAAATCCGGATGAGACAACGACGAGCCCGGACAACAGCGCAACGAACGGCAATGCGACAAACGAAGAGGGATCGTCCGACCAGGATGCCGAAGGCGCGCTTGGCCCGGTCAACAATGTATTCACGGCGATGGAGCCATCCTATTTGCCGGACGGCGTGTCGGAGAAGGATCAGCAGGAAATCGTATTCGGCGGCAACGCAGGCATCATGATCCGTTACGCCGGCGCGTTCGATTATACGCTTATCCAAACGCAGCCTAAGGACGTAGCCGTGTCCGCGATGAAAGGCGATCTGATCGATATGGGCTTCACGTACGGCTCGATTTCGGGGGATGAGCAGAAGACGCTGACATGGACCTATGACGGCACGGAATTCCGCATCACGTCCGGCAATTTGCCGGAAAACGAAATGCTGAAGGTCGCGCAATCGGTTCAAGGGGAAATGAGCAAATAA